In Podospora pseudopauciseta strain CBS 411.78 chromosome 3, whole genome shotgun sequence, one genomic interval encodes:
- a CDS encoding hypothetical protein (EggNog:ENOG503NW17; COG:P), whose translation MSTAPEKEDKRDTSRVLGALLGVHAGDSLGATLEFMSWEEIQQKFPSPLRDIIGGGHFGWKAGDATDDTDLTRAVLLAYYDEARNDKKGQGGEGVVERAAWYFVDWFEGRDWPGRVKGRKPRDVGGATAQGIMAFKAYGDASKSGAGEGRAGNGSLMRCVPTALFQRDEGRMVEESMGISAVTHDDGCCVVSCVVYNALVGALVEGKNAEEAWQAGMEVLKGVGDKEKREGRGGGRVESGVGKVQRAMEGGRHRVKLDDFALHGPRSARNFREELPRGASGYVLESLKLAVAAMFDPRSLEDILVDVVRVGRDTDTNGAIAGGLLGARDGAEAIPLRWREKLQHGREFAEIAEYLLSSS comes from the coding sequence ATGTCAACCGCaccagaaaaagaagacaaaAGAGACACTTCCCGCGTGCTGGGAGCGCTGCTGGGCGTCCACGCAGGTGACAGCCTGGGCGCGACGCTAGAGTTCATGTCCTGGGAGGAGATCCAACAAAagttcccctcccctctgaGAGACATCATCGGCGGGGGGCACTTTGGGTGGAAGGCAGGGGATGCGACGGACGATACTGACCTTACGAGGGCGGTACTGCTGGCTTATTATGATGAGGCGAGGAACGACAAAAAAGGgcagggaggggagggggtggtggaaagggcGGCGTGGTATTTTGTTGATTGGTTTGAGGGTAGGGATTGGccggggagggtgaaggggaggaagccGAGGGATGTTGGGGGGGCCACGGCGCAGGGGATCATGGCGTTCAAGGCGTATGGGGATGCGAGCAAgtcgggggcgggggaggggagggcggggaaTGGTAGTCTGATGAGATGTGTACCTACTGCCTTGTTTCAACGGgatgaggggaggatggtggaggagagcaTGGGGATTTCGGCGGTTACGCATGATGACGGTTGCTGTGTTGTTAGCTGTGTGGTGTATAATGCTTTGGTGGGGGCTCTGGTGGAAGGGAAGAATGCGGAAGAGGCGTGGCAGGCTGGCATGGAGGTGTTGAAGGGTGTTggggacaaggagaagagggaggggagaggaggggggcgggttgAGAGTGGGGTGGGAAAGGTGCAGAGGGCGATGGAGGGGGGCCGACATAGGGTAAAGCTGGATGATTTCGCACTCCACGGACCGAGGAGCGCAAGGAACTTTCGAGAGGAGCTCCCGCGGGGAGCCTCGGGCTATGTGCTCGAGTCCCTCAAGCTTGCTGTGGCCGCCATGTTTGACCCGAGGTCGTTGGAAGACATTCTCGTCGATGTTGTGAGAGTAGGACGGGATACGGATACCAACGGCGCCATTGCGGGAGGTCTCCTGGGGGCCCGGGACGGGGCCGAGGCGATACCACTGCGCTGGCGAGAGAAGCTGCAACATGGCAGGGAGTTTGCAGAAATTGCGGAGTACCTGCTGTCCTCGTCGTAG
- a CDS encoding hypothetical protein (EggNog:ENOG503NW17; COG:P) has protein sequence MAAGNPHAPTNPSGLRQSITAGSYGSIDSGLSSSPDQPGTGYFDRRHSAGPSRPNPTEATSLLDSALDFKEHEHVHDGPCDHGTFSPRPTSPRSFLCGSGSARDGDSAAQSESEAEPATGGASAPAEGQNNASRQRRPKTWAARMRSKKMSTSRDLAERHGIRDNALMYMSYYMPVLVWAREYSWSYFKGDFVAALTVAGMYVPMALSLADNLAHVPPINGLYSFVFNPFIYALLGSCPAMVIGPEAAGSLLVGTVIKGSVDKGEGGDNDAILHARICGIVAGLAGAMVLIAGVARLGFLDSVLSRPFLRGFISAIGAVIAVDQLIPELGLQKLAEEARVGHASSVDKLWFILGNLDKAHTLTFTVAATSFVVIMVCREIKRRLQPRYPGVAYIPDRFLVVVLSAFLTYYFEWDKAGVAVLGKVEAASGHSFTFRWPFKWSNMVYIREATSTAFLIALLGFFESSVAAKSLGGASFAEIQLSPNRELVALGVANIVGGCFMSLPGFGGYGRSKVNRSTGGRTPMSSIILSGLTLLCITFCLPYLYYLPKPVLSSLISVVAWSLIEECPHDISFFLKIHAWNELGLMLTILLTTIFFSLTFGMAIGVFLSLLQVIRHATRPRIQILGRIPGTNRFENAEANPDRLEFIEGCLIVKIPEPLTFANTGELKTRLRRLELYGTSMAHPALPRLRREDSNRNIIFDIHGVTGLDGSGAQVLEEIVRDYRQRGVRIFFSRVPSRDSKVGRTLIRSGIMDLAGGEDHFVNDVSEALKLSEVEEGGEGVLN, from the exons ATGGCGGCGGGCAATCCTCACGCGCCGACGAACCCGAGCGGCCTGCGCCAGAGCATCACAGCCGGATCGTACGGATCCATCGACTCGggcttgtcctcctcccccgaccAGCCCGGTACCGGCTACTTTGACCGGAGACACTCGGCCGGCCCGAGCCGCCCAAACCCCACCGAAGCGACCTCTCTCCTCGACTCGGCCCTCGACTTCAAGGAACACGAACACGTCCACGACGGCCCCTGCGACCACGGCACCTTCTCCCCTCGCCCGACAAGCCCCCGGTCGTTCCTCTGTGGCAGTGGCAGTGCCAGAGACGGCGACAGCGCAGCTCAATCCGAAAGTGAAGCCGAGCCGGCAACGGGTGGTGCTTCCGCCCCGGCAGAGGGGCAAAACAATGCATCACGGCAGCGCAGGCCAAAAACatgggcggcgaggatgcgCAGCAAAAAGATGAGCACGAGTAGGGATCTTGCTGAGCGGCACGGCATCCGGGACAATGCGCTCATGTACATGTCGTATTACATGCCTGTGCTGGTCTGGGCCAGGGAGTACAGCTGGAGCTACTTCAAGGGCGACTTTGTGGCCGCGCTGACGGTGGCGGGCATGTACGTCCCCATGGCGCTGTCGCTGGCGGACAATCTGGCCCATGTCCCGCCCATCAATGGGTTGTATTCGTTTGTTTTCAACCCGTTCATATACGCGCTTTTGGGGAGCTGTCCGGCGATGGTTATCGGGCCCGAGGCCGCGGGGTCGCTGCTTGTGGGGACGGTGATCAAGGGGAGCGTGGAtaagggggaaggaggggacaATGATGCGATTTTACATGCGAGGATTTGTGGCATTGTGGCCGGGCTGGCGGGGGCGATGGTGCTGATTGCCGGCGTGGCGAGGCTCGGGTTTTTGGATAGTGTGCTGTCGAGGCCGTTCCTTCGGGGCTTTATCAGTGCCATTGGTGCCGTGATTGCAGTTGACCAGCTGATTCCCGAGCTGGGGTTGCAGaagctggcggaggaggcgcgTGTTGGACACGCGAGCAGTGTTGACAAACTGTGGTTTATCCTCGGGAACTTGGACAAGGCGCACACGCTGACGTTCACTGTGGCTGCTACGAGCTTTGTTGTCATCATGGTCTGTCGGGAGATCAAAAGGAGATTGCAGCCCCGATATCCGGGGGTGGCCTACATTCCAGATCGGttcctggtggtggttctgtCGGCCTTTTTGACATACTATTTTGAATGGGACAAGGCCGGTGTTGCTGTCCTGGGCAAGGTCGAGGCAGCAAGTGGGCACTCGTTCACTTTCCGCTGGCCGTTCAAGTGGTCCAACATGGTGTATATCCGCGaagccaccagcaccgccttCCTGATTGCTCTGCTGGGTTTCTTCGAGTCGTCTGTTGCCGCAAAGAGTCTGGGCGGAGCGTCGTTCGCGGAGATCCAGCTCAGTCCCAACCGGGAGCTCGTTGCGTTGGGCGTCGCCAATATCGTTGGCGGGTGCTTCATGAGCTTGCCTGGGTTTGGCGGCTATGGCAGGAGCAAGGTGAACAGGTCGACCGGTGGGAGAACACCCATGTCGTCCATCATCCTGAGCGGCCTGACACTGCTCTGCATTACCTTTTGCTTGCCCTATCTCTACTATCTCCCG AAACCAGTGCTTTCATCCCTGATCTCGGTCGTTGCGTGGTCACTGATCGAGGAATGCCCTCACGACATCTCCTTCTTTCTCAAGATCCACGCGTGGAACGAGCTGGGCCTCAtgctcaccatcctcctgaCCACCATATTCTTTAGCCTGACGTTCGGCATGGCCATTGGCGTCTTCTTGTCACTCCTGCAAGTCATCCGGCATGCCACGCGCCCACGCATCCAGATCCTCGGTCGCATTCCGGGCACCAACCGGTTCGAGAATGCCGAGGCCAATCCGGACAGATTGGAGTTTATTGAGGGATGCCTGATCGTCAAGATCCCAGAACCTTTAACTTTTGCCAACACGGGTGAGCTCAAGACAAGACTGCGGCGGCTGGAGCTGTACGGGACTAGCATGGCGCATCCTGCCCTGCCCAGACTGCGCAGGGAAGACTCCAACAGAAATATCATCTTTGACATCCACGGCGTCACGGGCCTGGATGGGAGCGGTGCGCAGGTCTTGGAGGAGATTGTCAGAGACTACCGCCAGAGGGGCGTCAGAATCTTCTTCAGCCGGGTGCCATCGCGGGATTCCAAGGTGGGCAGGACACTGATTCGTAGCGGGATTATGGACCTGGCAGGGGGAGAGGACCACTTTGTGAATGATGTGTCCGAGGCACTCAAATTGagcgaggttgaagagggaggagagggcgtgCTCAACTGA
- a CDS encoding hypothetical protein (COG:S; EggNog:ENOG503P1MN) has translation MSDNNLTVEEKVAIAALVISLFALLGVVLQYVQAVIGRINGLSIRDKEVLGKWAEHAKISFRWFRGEVQYEAPIIFMAASDNTRGPIDDKEIWYVDGTRESCEKTRVELPTNDLRERVHTHKNELATWILAIEAAQMMERDSKQWEANEWRKFATESGMRSPVTLPYEGPVSLAVAIQPMRRSFDKHPAVKRPYATTAICHIIELCAVLGIYWKEFDRDNNKYRAEGNGYSVLGNRVHDFGLVFTFEKPGWPRFEKNRVIPTSEVKELSFGNVPTFYRDKKDDRNWKAPINEQKDLKTLQLGSRTEIAETLNLIRCNEYTTQCYSDQTKKHVHLFPVVFEVLAMLARPFHIKDRPFTYLPNPVAFALNKQAFSPRRLLSEFRKRLNFEINTDQGPKYTPPTELANIDRLASDLEEELPKRDGEYSPKCLNDLHEAIDEVGDSILNKTSKDVVLDVLRRHVQEVLLAINTSQRDIDWAEYSPTAAAPPPTGRPTHLPMSASAPGTPAQPPLLPPMPTDEGATGDVSFDDLLKTPHEKREAALIKHYFDDIRIRAVSLDDTNQHYDQEAAQASKDIHYSEPGYDGLGLVGLQQTTTAQTMGTMSEDGTGNTTTHSSPRPPTLGINSRRATGTFSNGRLPPTPSRAETWRKHGLTNTEIRRNTIWFALVFRMICWLLLHDFDKKDVQLPKSELMGSRLSVFIV, from the coding sequence ATGAGCGACAACAATCTCACTGTGGAGGAAAAGGTGGCCATTGCCGCCCTGGTCATCTCACTTTTCGCTTTGCTTGGCGTAGTATTGCAGTATGTCCAAGCCGTCATTGGGAGGATCAACGGTCTCTCGATTCGCGACAAAGAGGTCTTGGGAAAATGGGCAGAACACGCCAAGATCAGCTTCAGGTGGTTCCGGGGCGAGGTGCAGTACGAGGCGCCCATCATATTCATGGCCGCCAGCGACAACACGAGGGGTCCCATCGACGACAAGGAGATTTGGTACGTGGACGGCACGCGCGAGAGCTGTGAAAAGACCAGAGTTGAGCTGCCGACCAACGATCTGAGGGAGCGGGTCCACACGCACAAGAACGAGCTGGCGACGTGGATCTTGGCCATCGAAGCGGCGCAGATGATGGAGCGGGACTCGAAGCAGTGGGAGGCGAACGAGTGGAGGAAGTTTGCGACGGAGAGCGGCATGCGAAGCCCTGTCACTCTTCCGTATGAGGGGCCGGTGTCGCTGGCGGTGGCTATTCagccgatgaggaggagttttGACAAGCATCCTGCGGTGAAGAGGCCTTACGCGACGACGGCGATTTGTCATATCATCGAGCTCTGCGCTGTGCTTGGGATATACTGGAAGGAGTTTGACCGTGACAACAACAAGTACCGCGCCGAGGGGAACGGGTATAGTGTGCTCGGGAACAGGGTCCATGACTTTGGTCTGGTGTTCACGTTCGAGAAGCCCGGCTGGCCGAGGTTCGAGAAGAACAGGGTGATACCGACGTCTGAGGTCAAAGAGCTCAGTTTTGGGAACGTCCCGACCTTTTATCGGGACAAGAAGGACGACAGGAATTGGAAAGCGCCCATCAACGAGCAGAAAGATCTCAAGACGCTGCAGCTGGGGAGCCGTACCGAGATTGCCGAGACGCTCAACCTGATCCGGTGCAACGAGTACACGACGCAGTGCTATTCGGACCAAACAAAGAAGCATGTGCATTTGTTTCCTGTTGTCTTTGAAGTCTTGGCCATGCTGGCAAGGCCATTTCACATCAAGGATCGGCCATTCACTTATCTGCCCAACCCCGTGGCATTCGCTCTGAACAAACAGGCCTTTTCGCCCCGGCGCCTGCTGAGCGAGTTCCGCAAGAGGCTGAACTTTGAGATCAACACAGACCAGGGGCCAAAATACACACCCCCAACCGAACTCGCCAACATTGACAGACTGGCCAGCGACCTGGAAGAAGAACTTCCCAAACGTGACGGAGAATACTCGCCCAAGTGCCTCAATGATCTGCACGAGGCCATTGACGAGGTAGGTGACAGCATCCTGAACAAGACGTCCAAAGATGTCGTGCTCGACGTCCTCCGCCGTCATGTCCAGGAGGTTCTGCTGGCAATCAACACCTCTCAACGAGACATCGACTGGGCGGAATACAGCCCAACAGCTGCCGCCCCGCCGCCTACCGGGAGACCAACTCACCTCCCAATGTCAGCATCAGCACCGGGCACACCGGCGCAACCCCCCCTGCTCCCACCGATGCCGACCGACGAAGGCGCAACAGGCGATGTGTCCTTTGACGATCTACTCAAGACACCACACGAGAAGCGCGAGGCGGCTTTGATCAAGCACTACTTTGACGATATCCGCATCAGGGCCGTCAGCCTTGACGACACAAACCAGCATTATGACCAGGAGGCTGCCCAAGCCTCCAAGGATATTCACTACTCCGAGCCCGGGTACGACGGGCTTGGTTTGGTGGGGCTGCAGCAGACGACAACGGCGCAGACAATGGGGACCATGAGTGAGGATGGCACCGGAAACACGACGACACACTCCTCACCCAGGCCGCCGACACTCGGGATCAACTCGAGGAGGGCCACAGGGACGTTCAGCAATGGCAGGCTACCGCCCACCCCGAGCAGGGCTGAAACATGGAGGAAGCACGGACTGACGAATACGGAGATCAGGAGGAACACCATCTGGTTTGCGCTGGTGTTTAGGATGatctgctggctgctgctacATGACTTTGACAAGAAGGATGTGCAGCTTCCCAAGAGCGAGCTGATGGGCAGTCGGCTGAGTGTGTTTATTGTATGA
- a CDS encoding hypothetical protein (COG:S; EggNog:ENOG503P48K), with product MRFSALFLAGAASAAVIERQTLITPQVPDASDIKILGVTAIGTGCPAGHAFVNVDATGTIFDVAFDRYIVSAGPGTSPATDSRKNCRISINLQFPSGYQFSVIETRFTGYASLAQGQTGTVRAGYTFSGDPRQEVVFQKNLVAPYEDNYNMLAGVGVEAFSACGKTTAILNVNSEIRITPLATPYFGTMTVSAPQKLALKWRRCVPTSSA from the exons ATGCGTTTCTCCGCCCTCTTCCTTGCCGGcgccgcctcggccgccgTCATTGAGCGCCAGACCTTGATCACTCCTCAGGTCCCCGACGCCAGCGACATCAAGATCCTCGGTGTCACTGCCATCGGTACTGGCTGCCCTGCTGGCCACGCCTTTGTCAACGTTGACGCCACTGGCACCATCTTCGATGTTGCCTTTGACAGATACATTGTCTCTGCCGGCCCTGGCACCAGCCCCGCTACTGACAGCCGCAAGAACTGCCGCATCAGCATCAACCTGCAGTTCCCCTCAGGATACCA GTTCTCCGTCATCGAGACCCGCTTCACCGGTTATGCTTCCCTCGCCCAGGGCCAGACCGGTACCGTCCGCGCCGGCTACACCTTCTCCGGCGACCCGCGCCAGGAGGTCGTCTTCCAGAAGAACCTCGTCGCCCCTTACGAGGACAACTACAACATGCTCGCCGGCGTCGGTGTCGAGGCCTTCTCCGCCTGCGGCAAgaccaccgccatcctcaacGTCAACTCCGAGATCCGCATTACTCCTCTTGCGACCCCCTACTTCGGAACCATGACTGTTAGTGCTCCCCAAAAGCTCGCGCTCAAGTGGCGCCGTTGCGTTCCCACGTCAAGCGCCTGA